The following proteins come from a genomic window of Megalops cyprinoides isolate fMegCyp1 chromosome 6, fMegCyp1.pri, whole genome shotgun sequence:
- the LOC118779960 gene encoding neurogenic differentiation factor 4-like, whose amino-acid sequence MMTKPYGKPGDVAELVSSLGWMDEDMSSQDGEEVGHFALDRCGRSNRELGSEDMEEEEEEEEEDGGVEGERAPKRRGPKKKKMTKARLERFRARRVKANARERSRMHGLNDALENLRSVMPCYSKTQKLSKIETLRLARNYIWALSEVLEGSQSTESRGFVEMLCKGLSQPTSNLVAGCLQLGPASMLLDKLDEKCGGLAGVVGGGPQGHPLSYPSPGLPSPPYGSVEASHLLQVKSFKGAAYETPSPIEGGAGTPPYEGPLTPPLSISGNFALKQEPSPHEGERNYTVCPTQGVHGAHYLPSHHYTPSPLGLPGHQAHTVFQASRYELPLDTPFDSFAPAHISTQMSTIYNE is encoded by the coding sequence ATGATGACCAAGCCTTACGGGAAGCCAGGAGATGTGGCTGAGCTGGTGAGCTCTCTGGGCTGGATGGATGAAGACATGAGTTCCCAGGAcggggaggaggtggggcaCTTTGCGCTGGACAGGTGTGGGCGGAGCAACAGGGAGTTGGGGAGTGAGGAtatggaggaggaagaagaggaggaggaggaggacgggggcgtggagggagagagggcgcCCAAGCGGCGGGGtcccaagaagaagaagatgaccAAGGCCAGGCTGGAGAGGTTCCGCGCCCGGCGGGTGAAGGCCAACGCTCGCGAGCGCTCACGCATGCACGGGCTGAACGATGCCCTGGAGAACCTGCGCAGCGTCATGCCCTGCTACTCCAAGACCCAGAAGCTGTCCAAGATCGAGACCCTGCGACTGGCCCGCAACTACATCTGGGCCCTGTCGGAGGTGCTGGAGGGCAGCCAGTCCACCGAGAGCCGTGGCTTTGTGGAGATGCTCTGCAAGGGGCTCTCGCAGCCCACCAGCAACCTGGTGGCTGGGTGCCTGCAGCTAGGGCCGGCGTCCATGCTGCTGGACAAGCTGGATGAGAAGTGTGGGGGTCTGGCGGGGGTCGTGGGGGGTGGACCGCAGGGGCACCCGCTCAGCTACCCCTCTCCCGGCCTGCCCAGCCCTCCCTACGGCTCCGTGGAGGCTTCTCACCTCCTGCAGGTGAAGAGCTTCAAGGGCGCTGCCTATGAGACCCCCTCGCCGATCGAGGGTGGCGCCGGCACACCCCCTTACGAGGGGCCTCTGACGCCCCCCCTCAGCATCAGCGGCAACTTCGCCCTGAAGCAAGAGCCCTCGCCTCATGAGGGGGAGAGGAACTACACCGTCTGCCCCACCCAGGGAGTCCACGGTGCCCATTACCTCCCCTCCCATCACTACACGCCCTCTCCCCTGGGGCTCCCGGGCCACCAGGCCCACACTGTCTTCCAGGCATCCCGCTACGAGCTGCCCCTGGACACGCCCTTTGACTCCTTCGCCCCGGCCCATATAAGCACACAGATGAGCACCATTTACAACGAGTGA